The following are encoded together in the Streptococcus oralis genome:
- the efp gene encoding elongation factor P: MIEASKLKAGMTFETADGKLIRVLEASHHKPGKGNTIMRMKLRDVRTGSTFDTSYRPEEKFEQAIIETVPAQYLYKMDDTAYFMNTETYDQYEIPVVNVENELLYILENSEVKIQFYGTEVIGVTVPTTVELTVAETQPSIKGATVTGSGKPATMETGLVVNVPDFIEAGQKLVINTAEGTYVSRA, from the coding sequence ATGATTGAAGCAAGTAAATTAAAGGCTGGTATGACCTTTGAAACAGCTGACGGAAAATTGATCCGCGTTTTGGAAGCTAGCCACCACAAACCAGGTAAAGGAAACACAATCATGCGTATGAAATTACGTGATGTCCGTACTGGTTCTACATTTGACACAAGCTACCGTCCAGAGGAAAAATTTGAACAAGCTATCATCGAGACTGTCCCAGCTCAATACTTGTACAAAATGGATGACACAGCCTACTTCATGAACACAGAAACTTACGACCAATACGAAATTCCTGTAGTCAACGTTGAAAACGAGTTGCTTTACATCCTTGAAAACTCAGAAGTGAAGATCCAATTCTACGGAACTGAAGTGATTGGTGTTACCGTTCCTACTACTGTTGAGTTGACAGTTGCAGAAACTCAACCATCTATCAAAGGTGCTACTGTTACAGGTTCTGGTAAACCAGCAACGATGGAAACTGGACTTGTCGTAAACGTTCCAGACTTCATCGAAGCAGGACAAAAACTCGTTATCAACACTGCAGAAGGAACTTACGTTTCTCGTGCCTAA
- the fabF gene encoding beta-ketoacyl-ACP synthase II, protein MKLNRVVVTGYGLTSPIGNTPEEFWNSLQTGKIGIGEITKFDHSEFAVHNAAEVQDFPFDKYFVKKDTNRFDNYSLYALYAAQEAVTNANLDVEAIDKDRFGVIVASGIGGIKEIEDQVIRLHEKGPKRVKPMTLPKALPNMASGNVAMRFGANGICKSINTACASSNDAIGDAFRSIKFGFQDVMLVGGSESSITPFAIAGFQALTALSTTEDPTRASIPFDKDRNGFVMGEGSGMLVLESLEHAEKRGATILAEVVGYGNTCDAYHMTSPHPEGQGAIKAMKLALEEAEISPEQVAYVNAHGTSTPANEKGESGAIVAVLGKEVPVSSTKSFTGHLLGAAGAVEAIATIEAMRHNYVPMTAGTSELSDYIEANVVYGQGLEQEIPYAISNTFGFGGHNAVLAFKRWENK, encoded by the coding sequence ATGAAACTAAATCGAGTTGTAGTAACAGGTTACGGATTGACCTCTCCTATCGGAAATACTCCAGAAGAATTTTGGAACAGTTTGCAAACTGGGAAAATTGGAATTGGAGAAATCACTAAGTTTGACCACAGCGAATTTGCTGTGCACAATGCGGCAGAAGTTCAAGATTTCCCATTTGATAAATACTTTGTCAAAAAAGATACCAATCGTTTTGACAACTATTCTTTGTATGCCTTATATGCGGCTCAAGAAGCAGTGACAAATGCAAATCTTGATGTAGAAGCAATCGATAAGGATCGCTTTGGTGTCATCGTGGCTTCTGGTATTGGGGGAATTAAAGAAATCGAAGATCAGGTTATCCGTCTTCATGAAAAAGGTCCAAAACGCGTTAAACCAATGACACTTCCAAAAGCCTTGCCAAATATGGCTTCAGGAAATGTTGCCATGCGTTTCGGAGCAAACGGTATCTGTAAATCAATCAATACAGCCTGTGCTTCATCAAACGATGCCATTGGGGATGCCTTCCGCTCTATCAAGTTTGGTTTCCAAGATGTCATGTTAGTTGGTGGATCAGAATCATCTATCACTCCTTTTGCTATCGCTGGTTTCCAAGCTTTGACCGCCCTATCAACTACAGAGGATCCAACTCGTGCTTCTATCCCATTTGACAAAGATCGTAACGGATTTGTGATGGGAGAAGGTTCAGGAATGTTGGTTCTTGAAAGCCTTGAACATGCTGAAAAACGTGGTGCAACTATCTTGGCTGAAGTAGTTGGCTACGGTAATACCTGTGATGCTTACCATATGACTTCACCTCATCCAGAGGGTCAAGGTGCGATTAAGGCTATGAAGTTGGCTTTGGAAGAAGCAGAAATTTCTCCAGAGCAAGTGGCTTACGTCAACGCCCACGGAACTTCAACTCCTGCTAATGAAAAAGGAGAAAGTGGTGCGATCGTAGCTGTCCTTGGTAAAGAAGTACCTGTATCTTCAACCAAGTCCTTTACAGGACACTTGCTTGGTGCTGCAGGGGCAGTAGAAGCCATCGCTACCATCGAAGCCATGCGTCATAACTATGTACCAATGACAGCTGGTACAAGCGAGTTGTCAGACTATATCGAAGCCAATGTCGTTTATGGACAAGGATTGGAGCAAGAAATCCCTTATGCTATTTCAAACACTTTTGGTTTTGGTGGACACAATGCGGTTCTTGCTTTCAAACGTTGGGAGAATAAATAA
- the fabK gene encoding enoyl-[acyl-carrier-protein] reductase FabK, whose amino-acid sequence MKTRITELLNIDYPIFQGGMAWVADGDLAGAVSKAGGLGIIGGGNAPKEVVKANIDKIKSLTDKPFGVNIMLLSPFVEDIVDLVIEEGVKVVTTGAGNPSKYMTRFHDAGITVIPVVPSVALAKRMEKIGADAVIAEGMEAGGHIGKLTTMTLVRQVTAAVSIPVIAAGGIADGEGVAAGFMLGAEAVQVGTRFVVAKESNAHPKYKEKILKARDIDTTISAQHFGHAVRAIKNQLTRDFEQAEKDAFKQENPDLEIFEQMGAGALAKAVVHGDVEGGSVMAGQIAGLVSKEETVEEILKDLYYGAAKKIQEEASRWAGVVRND is encoded by the coding sequence ATGAAAACACGTATTACAGAATTATTGAACATTGATTATCCTATTTTTCAAGGAGGAATGGCCTGGGTTGCGGATGGTGACTTGGCTGGTGCAGTATCAAAAGCTGGTGGTCTAGGGATTATCGGTGGTGGGAATGCACCTAAAGAGGTCGTAAAGGCTAATATCGATAAAATCAAATCACTTACGGACAAACCTTTTGGTGTCAACATCATGCTCTTGTCACCTTTTGTAGAAGACATCGTTGATCTCGTGATTGAAGAAGGGGTCAAGGTTGTTACAACTGGTGCAGGAAATCCAAGTAAATACATGACTCGTTTCCATGATGCAGGAATTACAGTTATTCCCGTTGTTCCAAGTGTTGCTTTGGCAAAACGCATGGAAAAAATTGGTGCAGATGCAGTTATTGCAGAAGGAATGGAAGCCGGTGGACATATTGGTAAATTAACAACGATGACCTTGGTTCGCCAAGTTACTGCAGCTGTTTCAATTCCAGTTATCGCAGCTGGAGGAATTGCGGACGGTGAAGGTGTTGCTGCAGGCTTTATGCTTGGTGCTGAGGCTGTTCAAGTTGGTACGCGTTTCGTAGTAGCTAAGGAATCTAACGCCCATCCAAAATACAAGGAAAAAATCTTAAAAGCGCGTGATATCGATACGACTATTTCCGCTCAACACTTTGGACATGCTGTTCGTGCCATTAAAAATCAGTTGACACGTGACTTTGAGCAGGCTGAAAAAGATGCCTTTAAACAAGAAAATCCTGATTTAGAAATCTTTGAACAAATGGGAGCTGGTGCTCTAGCTAAAGCCGTTGTTCATGGAGATGTAGAAGGTGGGTCTGTCATGGCAGGTCAGATCGCTGGTTTGGTTTCTAAAGAGGAAACTGTCGAAGAAATTCTAAAAGATCTATACTATGGCGCAGCCAAAAAAATTCAAGAAGAAGCCTCTCGTTGGGCAGGAGTTGTAAGAAATGACTAA
- the fabG gene encoding 3-oxoacyl-[acyl-carrier-protein] reductase — MQLTNKNVFVTGSSRGIGLAIAHKFAQLGANVVLNSRGAISEELLAEFSNYGVKVVPISGDVSDFADAKRMVDQAIAELGSVDVLVNNAGITQDTLMLKMTEEDFEKVIKINLTGAFNMTQAVLKQMIKAREGAIINMSSVVGLMGNIGQANYAASKAGLIGFTKSVAREVANRNVRVNALAPGMIESDMTAVLSDKVKEATLAQIPMKHFGQAEHIADATVFLAGQDYLTGQVLAVDGGLSM, encoded by the coding sequence ATGCAACTTACAAACAAAAATGTCTTTGTAACAGGTTCAAGTCGTGGTATCGGACTTGCCATTGCTCACAAATTTGCCCAACTAGGCGCTAATGTAGTTTTGAATAGTCGCGGAGCAATCTCAGAAGAATTGCTGGCTGAGTTTTCAAACTACGGCGTCAAAGTAGTACCGATTTCAGGTGATGTTTCAGACTTTGCAGATGCCAAGCGTATGGTAGATCAAGCGATTGCGGAACTCGGTTCTGTCGATGTCTTGGTCAACAATGCTGGGATCACTCAAGATACGCTTATGCTCAAGATGACCGAAGAAGACTTCGAAAAAGTGATAAAGATCAACTTGACAGGTGCCTTCAACATGACGCAAGCAGTCTTGAAACAGATGATCAAGGCACGTGAAGGTGCGATTATCAACATGTCGAGTGTGGTCGGTTTGATGGGAAATATCGGACAAGCCAACTATGCAGCTTCTAAAGCAGGTTTGATTGGTTTTACCAAGTCAGTTGCACGTGAGGTTGCCAATCGTAATGTGCGCGTAAACGCTCTTGCACCAGGAATGATCGAGTCAGATATGACTGCTGTTTTGTCTGATAAGGTCAAGGAAGCGACATTGGCCCAAATCCCAATGAAACATTTTGGTCAAGCAGAACATATCGCAGATGCTACAGTGTTCCTGGCTGGACAGGATTATTTGACTGGACAAGTTCTCGCTGTTGATGGCGGACTTAGCATGTAA
- the accD gene encoding acetyl-CoA carboxylase, carboxyltransferase subunit beta has translation MALFSKKDKYIRINPNRSVRQKPQAKPEVPDELFSQCPGCKHTIYQKDLGSERICPHCSYTFRISAQERLDLTIDSDTFVEMFTGIETQDPLNFPGYQKKLASMREKTGLDEAVLTGTASIKGQKVALGIMDSNFIMASMGTVVGEKITRLFEYATVENLPVVLFTASGGARMQEGIMSLMQMAKISAAVQRHSKAGLFYLTILTDPTTGGVTASFAMEGDIILAEPQSLVGFAGRRVIENTVRETLPDDFQKAEFLLEHGFVDAIVKRRELPETIAKLVRLHGGSRG, from the coding sequence ATGGCTCTATTTAGTAAAAAGGATAAGTATATTCGGATCAATCCTAACCGTTCCGTAAGGCAGAAACCACAAGCCAAGCCTGAGGTTCCGGATGAACTCTTCTCCCAGTGTCCTGGTTGTAAACACACCATTTACCAAAAGGATCTTGGGAGCGAACGAATTTGTCCCCATTGCAGCTATACTTTCCGTATTTCAGCTCAGGAACGCTTGGATTTGACGATTGATTCTGACACCTTTGTGGAGATGTTTACGGGTATTGAAACTCAAGATCCATTAAACTTTCCTGGCTACCAGAAAAAACTAGCTAGTATGCGTGAAAAGACAGGTTTGGATGAAGCAGTACTGACTGGTACAGCTAGCATCAAGGGACAAAAAGTTGCCCTTGGGATCATGGATTCAAACTTTATCATGGCTTCTATGGGAACCGTTGTGGGTGAAAAAATCACGCGCTTGTTTGAGTATGCAACGGTAGAAAACTTGCCAGTCGTTCTCTTCACAGCTTCTGGTGGAGCCCGTATGCAAGAAGGAATCATGAGCTTGATGCAGATGGCTAAGATTTCTGCGGCAGTTCAACGTCATTCCAAGGCAGGACTTTTTTACCTAACTATTTTAACCGATCCGACAACAGGTGGGGTGACCGCTTCTTTTGCTATGGAAGGGGATATTATCCTAGCTGAGCCACAGAGTTTGGTTGGTTTTGCTGGACGTCGTGTTATCGAAAATACAGTTCGTGAGACCTTACCGGATGACTTCCAAAAGGCAGAATTTCTGCTTGAACATGGATTTGTTGATGCAATTGTCAAACGGAGAGAATTGCCTGAAACAATTGCTAAATTAGTAAGATTGCATGGAGGAAGTCGCGGATGA
- the nusB gene encoding transcription antitermination factor NusB, with protein MTSPLLESRRQLRKCAFQALMSLEFGTDVETACRFAYTHDREDTDVQLPAFLTELVSGVQAKKEELDKQITQHLKAGWTIERLTIVERNLLRLGVFEITSFDTPQLVAVNEAIELAKDFSDQKSARFINGLLSQFVTEEQ; from the coding sequence ATGACTAGTCCACTATTAGAATCTAGACGCCAACTCCGTAAATGCGCTTTTCAAGCTCTCATGAGCCTTGAATTCGGTACGGATGTCGAAACTGCTTGTCGTTTCGCCTATACTCATGATCGTGAAGATACGGATGTGCAACTTCCAGCCTTTTTGACAGAGCTAGTTTCTGGTGTTCAGGCTAAAAAGGAAGAACTGGACAAGCAAATCACACAGCATTTAAAAGCAGGTTGGACCATCGAGCGTTTAACGATCGTGGAGAGAAACCTCCTTCGCTTGGGAGTCTTTGAAATCACTTCATTTGACACTCCACAGCTGGTTGCGGTTAATGAAGCTATCGAGCTTGCAAAGGACTTCTCAGATCAAAAATCTGCCCGTTTTATCAACGGACTACTCAGCCAGTTTGTAACAGAAGAACAGTAA
- a CDS encoding CPBP family intramembrane glutamic endopeptidase encodes MKKTIHLGICMILMFLYIYLTPLGAITLARTFGLGMDSYIIFLVGEVLLIFFLFVLWLKKKKMLFIFDKKDWHWSYLAFLVGCFLIYSFLNGFRMQNIRLIDHSFIFQDLLSELYLNGRETTLSSLIFLIFNISIVPVVEETIYRGYFMNTFFPKSEFYLDVILSSFIFGLSHLVLSHRDPISLIIYSILGLLFAVAYRVTGSLRFTIVCHSFYNVIPYAPSILFYI; translated from the coding sequence ATGAAAAAGACAATACATTTAGGAATCTGTATGATTTTAATGTTCCTGTACATTTATTTAACGCCATTAGGGGCTATAACTCTAGCTAGAACCTTTGGTTTAGGAATGGACAGCTATATAATCTTCCTAGTTGGAGAAGTGTTGCTTATTTTCTTTTTATTCGTTTTGTGGTTGAAAAAGAAGAAGATGCTCTTTATCTTCGACAAAAAGGATTGGCACTGGTCTTATCTCGCTTTCTTGGTAGGTTGTTTCCTTATCTATTCTTTTTTAAATGGATTTAGAATGCAGAATATTCGATTGATTGACCATAGCTTTATTTTCCAAGACCTTCTTTCAGAACTATACTTAAACGGGAGAGAAACGACTCTATCAAGTCTTATATTTTTAATCTTTAACATTTCGATTGTACCTGTTGTTGAGGAGACAATCTATAGGGGTTATTTTATGAATACCTTCTTTCCGAAGTCGGAGTTTTATTTGGATGTGATCTTGTCTTCTTTCATCTTTGGGCTCAGTCACTTGGTTCTATCTCATCGTGACCCCATCAGTCTCATCATTTATAGTATTCTTGGTCTTCTATTTGCAGTCGCTTATCGAGTTACGGGTAGTCTTCGATTTACCATTGTTTGTCATAGTTTCTATAATGTTATTCCCTATGCTCCGTCGATTTTATTTTATATTTAA
- the fabD gene encoding ACP S-malonyltransferase, with protein sequence MTKKAFLFAGQGAQYLGMGRDLYDRYPIVKETIDQASQVLGYDLRDLIDKEETKLNQTRYTQPAILATSVAIYRLLKEKGYQPDMVAGLSLGEYSALVASGALDFEDAVALVAKRGAYMEEAAPAGSGKMVAVLNTPVEVIEEACETASKVGVVTPANYNTPSQIVIGGEVAAVDRAVELLQEAGAKRLIPLNVSGPFHTALLESASQQLAGALEGVSFADFTCPLVGNTEAAVMEKDRIPELLTRQVKEPVRFYESIAVMQDAGVTNFIEIGPGKVLSGFVKKIDKTAQLANVEDQASLDALLGN encoded by the coding sequence ATGACTAAAAAAGCCTTTCTATTTGCAGGTCAAGGTGCTCAGTATCTAGGAATGGGGCGTGATCTCTATGATCGCTACCCTATCGTCAAGGAAACAATTGACCAAGCCAGTCAGGTTTTGGGTTATGACCTTCGTGACTTGATTGATAAGGAAGAAACCAAGTTAAACCAGACTCGCTACACGCAACCAGCTATTCTAGCTACATCCGTTGCTATTTACCGATTATTGAAAGAAAAAGGCTATCAGCCAGACATGGTGGCAGGACTGTCCCTCGGAGAATATTCAGCTCTTGTAGCAAGTGGTGCCTTGGACTTTGAGGATGCAGTTGCCTTGGTTGCTAAGCGTGGGGCTTATATGGAAGAGGCTGCACCTGCAGGATCTGGAAAGATGGTTGCCGTTCTTAATACTCCAGTTGAAGTGATTGAGGAAGCTTGTGAAACAGCCTCTAAAGTTGGAGTAGTGACTCCAGCTAACTACAACACCCCAAGCCAAATCGTTATCGGTGGCGAGGTGGCTGCGGTTGACCGAGCAGTTGAACTCTTGCAGGAAGCAGGAGCTAAACGATTGATTCCTTTAAATGTATCTGGTCCTTTTCATACGGCCCTTCTTGAGTCAGCCAGTCAGCAACTAGCTGGAGCCCTTGAGGGAGTGAGTTTCGCTGATTTTACTTGCCCACTAGTTGGCAATACGGAAGCTGCTGTTATGGAAAAAGATCGAATCCCAGAGCTTTTGACGCGTCAGGTCAAAGAACCTGTTCGTTTTTATGAAAGTATTGCTGTGATGCAGGATGCTGGGGTAACCAACTTTATTGAAATTGGTCCTGGCAAGGTCCTATCAGGCTTTGTCAAAAAAATTGATAAAACAGCTCAGCTAGCTAACGTTGAAGACCAAGCAAGCTTGGATGCTTTGTTAGGAAACTAA
- a CDS encoding acetyl-CoA carboxylase carboxyl transferase subunit alpha, whose protein sequence is MNSAKIVREAREQSRLTALDFANGIFDEFIELHGDRSFRDDGAVIGGIGWLGDQAVTVVGIQKGKSLHDNLKRNFGQPHPEGYRKALRLMKQAEKFGRPVVTFINTAGAYPGVGAEERGQGEAIARNLMEMSDLKVPIIAIIIGEGGSGGALALAVANRVWMLENSIYAVLSPEGFASILWKDGSRAMEAAELMKITSHELLEMGIVDKVISEAGLSSKELLGCVKNELRAELDRLQELPLDQLIEERYQRFRKY, encoded by the coding sequence ATGAATAGTGCAAAAATAGTCAGAGAGGCACGCGAGCAGAGTCGCTTGACTGCACTTGATTTTGCCAATGGAATTTTTGACGAGTTTATCGAATTGCATGGAGATCGCTCTTTCCGTGATGATGGTGCGGTTATCGGTGGAATTGGTTGGTTAGGTGACCAAGCAGTAACTGTCGTTGGTATCCAAAAGGGGAAGAGTCTTCATGATAACCTCAAACGAAATTTTGGGCAACCACATCCAGAAGGCTATCGTAAGGCCTTGCGCCTGATGAAACAGGCAGAAAAGTTTGGCCGTCCAGTTGTGACCTTTATCAATACGGCGGGTGCTTACCCAGGTGTTGGTGCCGAGGAACGTGGACAAGGTGAAGCAATTGCCCGAAACCTGATGGAAATGAGTGATCTCAAGGTTCCAATCATCGCGATTATTATCGGTGAAGGAGGATCTGGTGGGGCCCTAGCTCTAGCCGTAGCTAACCGTGTCTGGATGTTAGAAAACTCAATCTACGCCGTTCTTAGCCCTGAAGGCTTTGCCTCTATCCTTTGGAAGGATGGAAGTCGTGCTATGGAAGCAGCGGAGTTGATGAAAATCACTTCACACGAACTTCTAGAAATGGGAATCGTAGACAAGGTAATCTCAGAAGCAGGGCTGTCAAGTAAAGAACTGCTAGGTTGCGTTAAAAATGAATTGCGTGCAGAACTAGATAGGTTGCAAGAACTACCACTCGACCAACTTATCGAAGAACGTTACCAACGCTTTAGAAAATACTAA
- the fabZ gene encoding 3-hydroxyacyl-ACP dehydratase FabZ yields the protein MIDIQGIKEALPHRYPMLLVDRVLEVSEDTIVAIKNVTINEPFFNGHFPQYPVMPGVLIMEALAQTAGVLELSKPENKGKLVFYAGMDKVKFKKQVVPGDQLVMTATFVKRRGTIAVVEAKAEVDGKLAASGTLTFAIGN from the coding sequence ATGATCGATATTCAAGGAATCAAAGAAGCTCTACCCCATCGCTACCCCATGCTCCTAGTGGACCGTGTCTTGGAAGTGAGCGAGGATACCATTGTTGCCATTAAAAATGTGACCATCAACGAACCTTTCTTCAATGGTCATTTTCCACAATACCCAGTCATGCCAGGTGTTCTTATCATGGAGGCCTTGGCTCAGACTGCTGGTGTCTTGGAATTGTCCAAACCTGAAAATAAAGGGAAACTGGTCTTCTATGCTGGCATGGACAAGGTTAAGTTCAAGAAGCAAGTTGTACCAGGTGACCAATTAGTCATGACGGCTACTTTTGTTAAACGTCGTGGTACGATTGCTGTGGTTGAAGCGAAGGCTGAAGTAGATGGTAAGCTTGCAGCGAGTGGTACTCTTACCTTTGCAATTGGAAACTAA
- a CDS encoding Asp23/Gls24 family envelope stress response protein encodes MGIEEQLGEIVIAPRVLEKIIAIATAKVEGVHSFSNKSVSDTLSKLSLGRGVYLKNVDEELTADIYLYLEYGVKVPKVAVAIQKAVKDAVRNMADVELAAINIHVAGIVPDKTPKPELKDLFDEDFLND; translated from the coding sequence ATGGGAATTGAAGAACAACTTGGCGAAATCGTTATCGCCCCACGTGTACTTGAAAAAATCATTGCTATTGCTACTGCAAAAGTAGAGGGTGTTCACTCTTTTTCAAACAAATCAGTATCTGACACCCTTTCAAAACTTTCACTCGGCCGTGGTGTTTATCTAAAAAACGTGGACGAAGAACTCACAGCAGATATCTATCTCTACCTTGAGTACGGAGTAAAAGTTCCTAAGGTAGCTGTTGCTATCCAGAAAGCTGTTAAAGATGCAGTCCGCAATATGGCTGATGTAGAACTCGCTGCTATCAATATTCACGTTGCAGGTATCGTCCCAGATAAAACACCAAAACCAGAATTGAAAGATCTATTTGACGAGGACTTCCTCAATGACTAG
- a CDS encoding acyl carrier protein has product MAVFEKVQEIIVEELGKDASEVTLESTFDDLDADSLDLFQVISEIEDAFDIQIEAEDNLKTVGDLVAYVEEQTK; this is encoded by the coding sequence ATGGCAGTATTTGAAAAAGTACAAGAAATTATCGTTGAAGAACTTGGGAAAGATGCATCAGAAGTAACACTTGAATCTACTTTTGATGATTTGGATGCAGATTCATTGGACTTGTTCCAAGTAATCTCTGAAATCGAAGATGCTTTCGATATCCAAATCGAAGCAGAAGATAACTTGAAAACAGTTGGTGACTTGGTTGCCTACGTTGAAGAGCAAACAAAATAA
- the accC gene encoding acetyl-CoA carboxylase biotin carboxylase subunit, protein MFRKILIANRGEIAVRIIRAARELGIATVAVYSTADKEALHTLLADEAICIGPGKATESYLNINAILSAAVLTEAEAIHPGFGFLSENSKFATMCDEVGIKFIGPSGAVMDTMGDKINAREQMIKAGVPVIPGSDGEVHTAEEALAVAEKIGYPVMLKASAGGGGKGIRKVEKAEDLVAAFETASSEAKANFGNGAMYLERVIYPARHIEVQILADQEGHVVHLGERDCSLQRNNQKVLEESPSIAIGKTLRNEIGAAAVRAAESVGYENAGTIEFLLDEASGNFYFMEMNTRVQVEHPVTEFVSGVDIVKEQIRIAAGQPLPFKQEDIVLRGHAIECRINAENPAFNFAPSPGKITNLYLPSGGVGLRVDSAVYPGYTIPPYYDSMIAKIIVHGENRFDALMKMQRALYELDIEGVQTNADFQLDLISDRRVIAGDYDTSFLMETFLPKYQEKE, encoded by the coding sequence ATGTTTCGTAAAATTTTGATTGCCAACCGTGGTGAGATTGCGGTTCGCATTATTCGAGCTGCGCGTGAATTGGGCATTGCGACCGTGGCAGTTTATTCAACTGCTGATAAGGAAGCTCTTCACACACTCCTAGCGGATGAAGCTATCTGTATCGGACCTGGTAAGGCGACAGAGTCTTATCTCAATATCAATGCGATTTTGTCTGCTGCAGTCTTGACAGAAGCAGAAGCCATCCATCCAGGTTTTGGATTTCTTAGCGAAAACTCCAAGTTTGCCACGATGTGTGATGAAGTGGGAATTAAGTTCATCGGCCCTTCTGGTGCTGTGATGGATACCATGGGAGATAAGATCAATGCGCGTGAGCAAATGATCAAGGCTGGGGTTCCAGTTATCCCAGGATCTGATGGTGAAGTTCACACGGCTGAAGAGGCGCTTGCAGTTGCAGAAAAAATTGGCTATCCAGTCATGCTTAAGGCATCGGCAGGTGGTGGTGGAAAAGGGATTCGTAAGGTTGAAAAGGCAGAAGACTTGGTCGCAGCCTTTGAGACAGCATCCAGTGAAGCCAAGGCCAATTTTGGAAATGGCGCTATGTATCTTGAGCGTGTGATTTATCCAGCTCGCCATATTGAGGTTCAGATCCTTGCGGACCAAGAGGGTCATGTTGTCCATCTTGGTGAACGGGACTGTTCACTTCAACGGAATAACCAAAAGGTCTTAGAAGAAAGCCCATCTATTGCGATTGGCAAAACCCTTCGTAATGAAATTGGTGCTGCAGCCGTTCGTGCAGCAGAATCTGTAGGCTATGAAAATGCAGGTACGATTGAATTTCTTCTCGATGAAGCGAGTGGCAATTTCTACTTCATGGAAATGAATACTCGTGTGCAAGTGGAGCACCCAGTCACAGAGTTTGTTTCAGGTGTTGATATCGTGAAGGAACAGATTCGCATTGCTGCCGGGCAACCTTTACCTTTCAAACAAGAAGATATCGTCCTACGAGGTCATGCTATCGAGTGCCGGATCAATGCGGAAAATCCAGCATTTAACTTTGCTCCAAGCCCAGGTAAAATTACCAATCTCTATCTACCAAGTGGTGGAGTTGGCTTGCGCGTGGACTCAGCAGTTTATCCAGGTTATACCATTCCCCCTTACTATGATAGTATGATTGCTAAAATCATTGTTCATGGGGAGAATCGTTTTGATGCTCTTATGAAGATGCAACGGGCACTTTATGAACTTGATATTGAAGGAGTGCAAACCAATGCAGACTTCCAGTTGGATCTGATTTCAGACCGCCGAGTTATCGCTGGTGACTACGATACTTCCTTCTTGATGGAAACTTTCTTGCCAAAATACCAAGAAAAAGAATAG
- the accB gene encoding acetyl-CoA carboxylase biotin carboxyl carrier protein — protein MNLNEIKDLMAQFDQSSLREFSYKNGTDELQFSKNEARMASEVPAQVVPAPAAVAASPVVSAPSTPVESAVEEAPAPAETTVAPAGDVVESPLVGVAYLAAGPDKPAFVTVGDSVKKGQTLVIIEAMKVMNEIPAPKDGVVTEILVSNEEMVEFGKGLVRIK, from the coding sequence ATGAATTTAAATGAGATCAAGGACTTGATGGCTCAATTTGACCAATCAAGTTTGAGAGAATTTTCTTATAAAAATGGAACGGACGAATTGCAGTTCAGTAAGAATGAAGCAAGAATGGCTTCTGAAGTACCAGCTCAAGTTGTTCCAGCGCCAGCTGCAGTAGCTGCAAGTCCAGTAGTTTCGGCCCCTTCAACTCCAGTTGAGAGTGCAGTGGAAGAAGCTCCAGCACCAGCTGAAACGACGGTTGCTCCAGCGGGTGATGTCGTTGAAAGTCCACTTGTAGGGGTGGCTTACTTGGCTGCTGGACCAGATAAACCTGCCTTTGTCACAGTCGGAGACAGTGTTAAAAAAGGTCAAACTTTGGTGATCATCGAAGCCATGAAAGTCATGAATGAGATTCCAGCGCCTAAGGATGGTGTGGTGACAGAAATTCTCGTTTCAAATGAAGAAATGGTTGAGTTCGGTAAAGGATTGGTACGCATCAAATGA